Proteins encoded by one window of Salvia splendens isolate huo1 chromosome 5, SspV2, whole genome shotgun sequence:
- the LOC121803395 gene encoding NAC domain-containing protein 92-like — protein MEGLYNYDLCDQPLILPPGFRFHPTDEELVSHYLSPKVLDPNLTTKAIGEVDLNKVEPWDLPWKAKTGETEWHFFCLTDRKYPTGLRINRATSAGYWKATGKDKEIYRAKVLVGMKKTLVFYVGRAPRGVKSNWVMHEYRLQGNNNNMFSKNEWVVCKVFNKTLGGKKVHISEMLSSIESRLDLPPLLDFSAGDNTRHKNAAAHVTCFSNLIHSNQDISVEEYTSSSNTNSLYPTSIFSSQPSPYTENFHCLDSVLKQEQTTLPRWCGTNSYYKKQNAAADFSHDNSEMSNAVSMYEVGVGLYDVDEDFSIISTGQIELDCLWNY, from the exons ATGGAAGGATTATACAATTATGATTTGTGTGATCAACCACTAATACTGCCCCCAGGTTTCCGATTCCATCCGACCGATGAAGAGCTCGTGTCTCATTACTTATCTCCAAAGGTACTCGACCCCAATTTAACCACAAAAGCTATAGGCGAGGTTGACTTAAACAAGGTGGAGCCTTGGGATTTGCCAT GGAAGGCCAAGACTGGGGAGACAGAGtggcattttttttgtttgacagACAGGAAGTACCCAACTGGGTTGAGGATTAATCGAGCTACGAGTGCTGGGTACTGGAAGGCCACTGGGAAGGATAAGGAGATTTACCGAGCAAAAGTCTTGGTCGGGATGAAAAAGACTTTGGTTTTCTATGTAGGGAGAGCCCCTAGAGGAGTTAAAAGCAATTGGGTTATGCATGAATACAGATTACAAGGAAATAACAACAATATGTTCTCTAAG AATGAATGGGTAGTTTGCAAAGTATTCAACAAAACTCTAGGAGGAAAGAAAGTCCACATATCAGAAATGTTAAGTAGCATTGAATCTCGTCTTGATTTACCTCCATTGCTGGATTTTTCAGCCGGTGATAATACGAGACATAAAAATGCCGCTGCTCATGTGACCTGCTTCTCCAATCTAATACACAGTAATCAAGATATATCTGTTGAAGAATATACCTCTTCTTCAAATACAAATTCCCTTTATCCGACTTCAATTTTTTCATCTCAACCCAGTCCATATACCGAAAATTTCCATTGCCTGGATTCTGTTTTAAAGCAAGAACAGACGACTCTACCCCGTTGGTGTGGAACAAATAGCTATTACAAGAAACAAAACGCTGCAGCTGATTTCTCACATGATAATAGTGAAATGTCTAACGCGGTTTCTATGTATGAAGTTGGAGTTGGTCTGTACGATGTTGATGAAGATTTTTCGATCATTTCAACAGGGCAAATAGAATTAGATTGTTTGTGGAACTACTGA
- the LOC121803837 gene encoding legumin B-like, whose product MGKALSLSLCLSFLFLLHGCCSAQMMQQQFWQSMQSQQQHRFRAKTQCQIQQLSAREPTFKFQSEAGFSEYWDTSSAEFECAGIEFVRHQVQPKGLVLPFYTNAPRLTFVVEGSGILGTVIPGCAETYESEAGSSSRYSAREGEDVRRGDRHQKLRRFRRGDVIALPEGITTFVYNDGDAPLTYVSMLDIGNDNNQLDFKFRKFLLAGNPQSIESQKQGQEYRNMFYGFDEQLLADAFNTEPELMRRLQGKEDERGIIVRAEKLRMVLPEYESEEEHSQRRGRPYNGLEETFCSYKIKKNLDHPTSADLYNPRGGRISNVNSQSLPILNYLQLSAQRGILYKNAIVAPQWCTNAHSALYVTKGSARIQVVGTQGRSVFDGEVEEGQLLVVPQNFVVVKKASQNGFEWITFKTNDNAMNAQLAGRLSAIRAMPNEVLMNAFGISRDEAKSLKFGREESTLFSPSQRYA is encoded by the exons ATGGGTAAAGctctctcgctctctctctGCCTAAGCTTCTTGTTCCTCCTCCATGGCTGCTGCTCAGCTCAAATGATGCAGCAGCAGTTCTGGCAGAGCATGCAGAGCCAGCAGCAGCACCGCTTCCGCGCCAAGACCCAATGCCAAATCCAGCAGCTCTCCGCCCGCGAACCCACCTTCAAATTCCAGTCCGAGGCCGGCTTCAGCGAGTACTGGGACACTTCCAGCGCCGAATTCGAGTGCGCCGGCATCGAATTCGTGCGTCACCAAGTGCAGCCCAAGGGTCTCGTCCTGCCCTTCTACACCAACGCCCCTCGTCTCACCTTCGTCGTCGAAG gTAGCGGTATTTTGGGGACTGTGATTCCGGGATGTGCTGAGACTTATGAGTCGGAGGCTGGATCAAGCTCGAGATACTCCGCTCGGGAAGGAGAGGATGTTCGGAGGGGCGACCGCCACCAGAAACTCAGGAGGTTCCGCCGTGGCGATGTCATTGCCTTGCCCGAGGGCATCACCACCTTCGTTTACAACGATGGAGACGCACCCTTGACCTACGTGTCCATGTTGGATATTGGCAATGACAACAACCAGCTTGACTTCAAATTTAGA AAATTTTTGCTTGCCGGAAACCCACAATCCATTGAGAGCCAAAAACAAGGGCAAGAATACAGAAACATGTTCTACGGCTTTGACGAGCAGCTTCTGGCGGACGCTTTCAACACGGAGCCGGAGCTGATGAGGAGGCTGCAAGGCAAGGAAGACGAAAGAGGCATCATTGTCCGAGCAGAGAAGCTGAGGATGGTTCTGCCCGAGTACGAGAGCGAAGAGGAGCATTCGCAGAGGCGAGGAAGGCCCTACAATGGGTTGGAGGAAACCTTCTGCTCATACAAAATCAAGAAGAACCTCGACCACCCCACCAGCGCCGACCTCTACAACCCCCGCGGCGGCCGCATCAGCAACGTCAacagccagtctctccccatcCTCAACTACTTGCAGCTCAGCGCTCAAAGAGGAATCCTCTACAAG AATGCTATTGTGGCGCCACAATGGTGCACAAACGCCCACTCCGCCCTGTACGTGACTAAAGGAAGTGCGAGGATCCAAGTGGTGGGAACCCAAGGAAGATCGGTTTTCGACGGAGAGGTGGAGGAGGGGCAGCTTCTGGTAGTCCCACAGAACTTCGTTGTGGTGAAGAAGGCCAGCCAGAACGGATTCGAGTGGATCACCTTCAAGACCAACGACAACGCCATGAACGCTCAACTCGCCGGCCGCCTCTCCGCCATCCGGGCCATGCCCAATGAAGTTCTCATGAACGCCTTCGGCATCTCCCGAGATGAAGCTAAGAGCTTGAAGTTCGGAAGGGAAGAGTCCACTCTCTTCAGCCCGTCGCAGAGATATGCATAA
- the LOC121803189 gene encoding 11S globulin subunit beta-like, producing MASTSSLLLITFLCAALLNGSSALIEQQHQDPLWQNLRQPQQHRLRARTDCRVERLTAQEPTLRFDSEAGRTEFWDRNNQQFECAGVAAVRNFIQPRGLLLPHYNNAPQLLYVVRGKGLLGAVIPGCAETFETEMPQGEHYQSSRSFVDRHQKVRQFRKGDVLALPAGITLWFYNNGEERLETVALLDTGSEINQLDHTFRNFFLAGKPRGEAQSSQSYRSRPRGESENERNNVFYPFDEELLAEIFNVDRETARKLKSEDDFRGQIVRADKFNIVFPGQEEERESRRISNGFEETLCSAKLRLNLDEPSRADIYNPRGGRISTVNSHKLPILNSLRLSAEKGVLHRNAIIAPHWNVNAHSAIYITRGSGRFQVVGHNGRSVFDGEVREGQMIIVPQNFVVIKKASDEEGLEWISFKTNDNAIVSPLAGRLSALRAMPEEVLMNAYDISREEAKNLKYKRDESRIMSSTSSRRSSRYPSRPWPIDYALDVIKSMM from the exons ATGGCTTCcacttcctctcttcttctcaTAACCTTCCTCTGCGCTGCTCTCCTCAATGGCTCCTCCGCTCTGATCGAACAGCAACACCAAGACCCGCTATGGCAGAACCTGCGACAGCCGCAGCAGCACCGCCTCCGCGCCCGGACCGACTGCCGGGTCGAGAGACTCACCGCCCAAGAGCCCACCCTCCGCTTCGACTCTGAGGCCGGCCGGACCGAGTTCTGGGACCGCAACAACCAGCAGTTCGAGTGCGCTGGAGTTGCCGCCGTCAGGAATTTCATCCAGCCCAGAGGCCTCTTGCTGCCACACTACAACAATGCACCTCAGCTCCTCTACGTCGTCCGAGGAAAGGGGCTGCTCGGAGCAGTGATTCCCGGGTGCGCCGAGACGTTCGAGACTGAGATGCCACAAGGCGAACACTATCAGAGCAGCAGAAGCTTCGTGGACCGTCACCAGAAGGTCCGCCAGTTCAGGAAAGGTGACGTTCTGGCCTTGCCGGCTGGGATTACTCTCTGGTTTTACAACAACGGAGAAGAAAGGCTAGAGACCGTTGCATTGCTCGACACCGGCAGTGAGATCAACCAGCTCGATCACACATTCAGG AACTTCTTCTTAGCCGGAAAGCCACGAGGCGAAGCACAAAGCTCACAGAGCTACCGTAGCCGGCCAAGGGGAGAGAGCGAAAACGAAAGAAACAACGTTTTCTACCCATTCGACGAGGAGCTTCTGGCTGAGATTTTCAACGTGGACAGAGAGACAGCCAGGAAGCTGAAGAGCGAGGATGACTTCAGAGGCCAAATCGTGCGAGCTGACAAGTTCAACATTGTGTTCCCCGGGCAAGAAGAAGAGAGGGAGAGCCGACGCATCTCCAATGGATTCGAGGAAACCTTGTGCAGCGCCAAGCTGAGGCTCAACCTGGACGAGCCATCAAGGGCCGATATATACAACCCCCGCGGCGGCCGCATCAGCACCGTCAACAGCCACAAACTCCCCATCCTCAACTCGCTCCGCCTTAGCGCCGAGAAAGGTGTCCTTCACAGG AACGCGATAATTGCGCCACACTGGAATGTGAACGCCCACTCGGCCATCTACATCACGCGAGGGAGTGGCCGATTCCAAGTGGTGGGGCACAACGGGAGGTCGGTGTTCGACGGCGAGGTGCGTGAGGGGCAGATGATCATAGTGCCACAAAACTTCGTGGTGATCAAGAAGGCGAGCGACGAGGAGGGACTCGAGTGGATCTCCTTCAAGACCAACGACAACGCCATCGTAAGCCCGCTGGCTGGACGCCTCTCGGCGCTCAGAGCGATGCCGGAGGAGGTGCTGATGAACGCGTACGACATCTCGAGGGAGGAAGCCAAGAATTTGAAGTATAAGAGAGATGAATCGAGGATCATGAGCTCCACTTCTAGCAGGCGTTCATCGAGATACCCAAGCCGCCCATGGCCGATTGACTACGCGTTGGATGTCATCAAGTCTATGATGTAA